The proteins below come from a single Serpentinimonas raichei genomic window:
- a CDS encoding ribose-phosphate pyrophosphokinase — MQAPDFVIFTGNSNPVLAAEIAQHLQSPLGAASIGRFSDGEVTVEITQNVRARHVFVIQSTCAPTNENLMELLIMVDALKRASAVSISAVIPYYGYARQDRRPRSSRVPISAKVVANMLQVVGVNRVLTMDLHSDQIQGFFDIPVDNIYASPVLLSDLRTKNYENLLVVSPDVGGVVRARALAKQLDCDMAIIDKRRPKPNVSEVMHVIGDIEGRNCVIMDDMIDTAGTLTKAAEVLKERGAKSVYAYCTHAIFSGPAIERIAKGDALDEVVVTNTIPLSQAAQACPKIRQLSVAPLMAETIARIASGESVMSLFADADSD; from the coding sequence GTGCAAGCACCGGATTTCGTGATTTTTACCGGCAACTCCAATCCGGTACTGGCCGCCGAGATTGCGCAGCACCTCCAGTCACCACTCGGCGCAGCCAGTATCGGGCGTTTTTCCGACGGCGAGGTCACGGTTGAGATCACGCAAAACGTGCGCGCCCGCCACGTGTTCGTGATCCAGTCCACCTGCGCGCCCACCAATGAAAACCTGATGGAACTGCTGATCATGGTTGATGCGCTCAAACGCGCCTCGGCTGTCAGCATCTCAGCCGTCATCCCCTACTACGGCTATGCGCGCCAAGACCGGCGCCCCCGCAGCAGCCGGGTACCCATCAGCGCCAAAGTGGTGGCCAACATGCTGCAAGTGGTGGGCGTGAACCGGGTCCTGACCATGGACCTGCACTCCGATCAAATCCAGGGCTTTTTCGATATCCCGGTAGACAACATCTACGCCTCACCGGTGCTGCTGAGCGACCTGCGCACCAAGAACTACGAAAACCTGCTGGTGGTCTCGCCCGACGTTGGCGGCGTGGTGCGCGCGCGCGCGTTGGCCAAGCAGCTCGACTGCGACATGGCGATCATCGACAAGCGCCGCCCCAAGCCCAATGTGTCCGAAGTGATGCACGTAATCGGCGACATCGAAGGCCGCAACTGCGTCATCATGGACGACATGATCGACACCGCCGGCACCCTGACCAAGGCCGCCGAGGTGCTCAAAGAACGCGGCGCCAAGAGCGTCTATGCCTATTGCACGCACGCCATTTTTTCTGGCCCGGCAATCGAACGCATCGCCAAGGGCGACGCACTCGACGAGGTGGTGGTCACCAACACCATCCCCCTGAGCCAGGCCGCGCAGGCCTGCCCCAAAATCCGCCAACTCTCCGTGGCACCGCTGATGGCCGAAACCATTGCGCGCATTGCCAGCGGCGAGTCGGTCATGAGTTTGTTTGCCGACGCCGACAGCGACTGA
- a CDS encoding lipoprotein insertase outer membrane protein LolB codes for MKNPAWLSRRQCVLALGSGAVLALGGCASTAPLRPPPPEAIPTQASPEPTHWIGRLALTIESDPVQHFSANFELTGNADNGSLSLSSPFGQQLALAQWDAQQVLLQHNGRSTAYASMDELSAALTGVALPLRPLFAWLRGQAAELEGWQADLSRHAQGRLQARRWQPAPAVELRLILH; via the coding sequence ATGAAAAATCCCGCTTGGCTGAGCCGTCGCCAGTGCGTGCTGGCGCTGGGTTCGGGTGCCGTGCTGGCGCTAGGCGGTTGCGCCAGCACGGCACCCCTGCGCCCGCCGCCCCCCGAGGCCATCCCCACCCAAGCCAGCCCCGAGCCCACCCACTGGATCGGCCGCTTGGCGCTGACGATCGAATCCGACCCGGTGCAACACTTCAGCGCCAACTTTGAACTAACGGGCAACGCCGACAACGGCAGCCTGAGTCTGTCCAGCCCCTTTGGGCAGCAACTGGCGCTGGCCCAATGGGACGCGCAACAGGTGCTGCTGCAACACAACGGGCGCAGCACCGCCTACGCCAGCATGGACGAGCTCAGCGCCGCCCTCACCGGTGTGGCGCTGCCGCTGCGGCCGCTGTTTGCGTGGCTGCGCGGGCAAGCGGCAGAACTCGAAGGCTGGCAGGCCGATCTCTCGCGCCACGCCCAAGGCCGCCTGCAGGCGCGGCGCTGGCAGCCCGCGCCGGCGGTCGAGTTGCGTCTGATTTTGCACTGA
- the ispE gene encoding 4-(cytidine 5'-diphospho)-2-C-methyl-D-erythritol kinase, translating to MRQLLDVPAPAKLNLFLHVVGQRADGYHLLQSVFMLIDWCDTMHFERRSAGQLSREDLNQTQTLPEHDLVLRAAHALQSATGCPWGAHIALDKQIPQQAGLGGGSSDAASTLLALNRLWGLGLDVADLQRIGLALGADVPFFLGARHAWVEGIGESLQPIELPAARYLVLKPPSGSSTPEIFRHPALKRDTPRVRIEDFAANSMQAQPGAFGCNDLQPVALELCPDIAWGLNWMAKQGLDARMSGSGSALFAPLAQEPSLSGLPAHWSARICSNLREHPLIGWCKRI from the coding sequence CTGCGCCAACTGCTCGACGTACCGGCCCCGGCCAAGCTCAATCTGTTTTTGCACGTGGTCGGCCAGCGTGCCGACGGCTACCACCTGCTGCAATCGGTCTTCATGCTGATCGACTGGTGCGACACCATGCATTTCGAGCGCCGCAGTGCGGGCCAGCTCAGCCGCGAAGACCTCAACCAAACCCAGACCTTGCCCGAGCACGACCTGGTGCTGCGCGCCGCCCATGCCCTGCAAAGCGCCACCGGCTGCCCCTGGGGCGCACACATCGCGCTCGACAAACAAATCCCGCAGCAAGCCGGCCTAGGGGGCGGATCGTCGGACGCGGCAAGCACCCTGCTGGCACTCAACCGACTCTGGGGCTTGGGGCTGGATGTTGCCGATTTGCAACGCATCGGCCTGGCACTGGGTGCCGACGTGCCCTTCTTTCTGGGCGCTCGCCATGCCTGGGTCGAAGGCATCGGTGAGTCCCTGCAGCCCATCGAGCTGCCGGCGGCGCGCTACCTGGTGCTCAAGCCCCCCAGCGGCAGCTCCACGCCCGAGATTTTTCGCCACCCTGCCTTGAAAAGAGACACGCCACGCGTTAGAATCGAAGACTTTGCTGCAAACAGCATGCAGGCGCAGCCAGGCGCATTTGGTTGCAACGACCTGCAGCCAGTGGCTCTTGAGCTGTGTCCCGACATCGCTTGGGGCCTTAACTGGATGGCAAAGCAAGGTTTGGATGCGCGCATGTCCGGTTCCGGCAGCGCCCTATTTGCGCCCTTGGCGCAAGAGCCAAGCCTAAGCGGCCTGCCAGCGCACTGGAGCGCCAGAATTTGCAGCAATTTGAGGGAGCATCCGCTGATCGGATGGTGTAAGCGGATATAA
- a CDS encoding 50S ribosomal protein L25/general stress protein Ctc: MKFVAFERNTQGTGASRRLRNSGRTPAIVFGGEQQPIAIELDHNALWHAVQKETFHASVLDMDLGGTVHKVLLRDVQYHPFKPLVLHVDFQRVDDKTRLHKKVPLHFINADTSPAVKIDKCTVNHVLTEVEIECLAIQLPEFIEVDLGQAVKGQAFHANDLKLPAGVKLVTHGKPNPTLATVIEPVEEVIIAPVVSAAGDKKGKKAKK, encoded by the coding sequence ATGAAATTTGTCGCTTTTGAGCGCAACACGCAAGGTACGGGTGCGAGCCGCCGTCTGCGCAATTCGGGCCGCACACCGGCCATCGTTTTTGGTGGCGAACAACAACCGATCGCCATCGAACTCGACCACAACGCCCTCTGGCACGCCGTGCAAAAAGAAACCTTCCACGCCTCGGTGCTCGACATGGATCTTGGCGGCACGGTGCATAAAGTGCTGCTGCGCGATGTGCAGTACCACCCCTTCAAGCCGCTGGTGCTGCACGTGGATTTTCAGCGCGTCGATGACAAAACGCGCCTGCACAAGAAGGTGCCGCTGCACTTCATCAACGCCGACACGTCCCCGGCGGTGAAGATCGACAAGTGCACCGTCAACCACGTGCTGACCGAAGTCGAGATCGAGTGCTTGGCCATCCAATTGCCCGAGTTCATCGAAGTCGATCTGGGCCAGGCCGTCAAAGGCCAAGCCTTCCATGCCAACGACCTCAAGCTGCCTGCAGGCGTCAAGCTGGTCACGCACGGCAAGCCGAACCCGACTCTGGCCACCGTGATCGAGCCGGTGGAAGAAGTGATCATCGCCCCCGTGGTTTCTGCCGCTGGCGACAAAAAAGGCAAAAAAGCCAAGAAGTAA